Proteins encoded in a region of the Streptomyces sp. NBC_00310 genome:
- a CDS encoding RNA-guided endonuclease InsQ/TnpB family protein, which produces MQLRYAFRLYPDAGQRTALGRAFGCARVVFNDAVRAREDARKAGQPFPTAGQLSRKLITEAKRTGERSWLGEVSAVVLQQSLRDAEAAYRNFFTSLKGARKGPKLGAPRFKSRKDARQSVRFTANARWRITDSGRLNLPKIGAVKVTWSRTLPTTPTSVTVIKDAAGRYFASFVIDTDPAADQARMPATDRTIGIDLGLTLPQTPSGGTPIAVLSDGTKIDSPRFLRRAEKKLKKTQRELSRKQKGSKNRAKARLKVARAHAEVTDARREFHHQLSTKLFSENQGIAVEDLSVKGLARTRLAKSVHDAGWSSFIGMLKYKAQRYGRTLVTIGRFTPTSQTCSTCGTVDGPKPLNVREWTCAACGTVHDRDINAAINIKTAAGLAVSACGAPVRPGLVPAQREETGSHGFPTGNRAA; this is translated from the coding sequence ATGCAGCTCCGGTACGCCTTCAGGCTCTACCCGGATGCCGGTCAGCGCACCGCGCTGGGCAGGGCGTTCGGGTGCGCCCGCGTCGTGTTCAACGACGCGGTGCGTGCCCGCGAGGACGCCCGTAAGGCTGGACAGCCGTTCCCGACGGCCGGTCAGCTGTCCCGGAAGCTGATCACCGAGGCGAAGCGGACAGGGGAGCGGTCCTGGCTGGGCGAGGTCTCCGCCGTCGTCCTCCAGCAGTCCCTGAGGGATGCCGAGGCCGCGTACCGCAACTTCTTCACCTCCCTCAAGGGCGCCCGGAAGGGACCGAAACTGGGCGCGCCCCGGTTCAAGTCCCGCAAGGACGCCCGGCAGTCGGTCCGGTTCACCGCCAACGCCCGCTGGAGGATCACCGACAGCGGCCGTCTGAACCTGCCGAAGATCGGCGCGGTGAAGGTGACATGGTCCCGCACCCTGCCCACCACCCCCACCTCCGTCACCGTCATCAAGGACGCGGCCGGCAGATATTTCGCCTCCTTCGTCATCGACACCGACCCCGCCGCCGACCAAGCCCGGATGCCCGCAACCGACCGCACCATCGGCATCGATCTCGGCCTGACCCTCCCCCAGACTCCGTCCGGGGGGACCCCCATCGCGGTCCTCTCCGACGGCACGAAGATCGACTCCCCGCGCTTTCTGCGGCGCGCGGAGAAGAAACTGAAGAAGACTCAACGCGAGCTGTCCCGCAAACAGAAAGGATCGAAGAACCGGGCCAAGGCCCGCCTCAAGGTCGCCCGCGCACATGCCGAGGTCACCGACGCCCGCCGTGAGTTCCACCACCAGCTCTCCACGAAGCTGTTCTCCGAGAACCAAGGGATCGCCGTGGAGGACCTGTCGGTGAAAGGACTGGCCCGCACCAGGCTGGCCAAGTCCGTCCACGACGCCGGATGGTCCTCGTTCATCGGCATGCTGAAGTACAAGGCGCAACGGTACGGCCGGACCCTGGTCACGATCGGCCGGTTCACACCGACCTCTCAGACCTGCTCCACCTGCGGCACCGTGGACGGGCCCAAACCCCTGAACGTGCGGGAATGGACGTGTGCCGCCTGCGGCACGGTCCATGACCGGGACATCAATGCCGCGATCAATATCAAGACGGCCGCCGGACTGGCGGTATCGGCCTGCGGAGCGCCGGTAAGACCAGGACTAGTCCCGGCACAGCGCGAAGAAACAGGAAGCCACGGATTCCCGACCGGAAACCGTGCCGCGTAG
- a CDS encoding DUF3152 domain-containing protein — translation MWGGLGVVAALGVAGFAAVCWTTGGTEELAGGAGSGASAEPSPERSRRSSSPSPGQSPGAGTGASRSPSSSPSSSPGESGSSSPSGSPVTIPRTGPGTFTTASGGSGKVGKGAPLRYRVDVEKGLSLSTADVAEEVEGILADPRGWTADGDSAFQRVSGGRTDFVVKVATPGTVDDICGAGGLNTGGEYNCNVGDNVMVNLERWEQATPVYAKDVKAYRALIINHEVGHFLGHGHVGCPGEGEPAPAMMQQIKGMNGCVPNVWPYDSEGRPVTGPSVP, via the coding sequence CTGTGGGGCGGGCTCGGGGTCGTCGCGGCCCTCGGTGTCGCCGGATTCGCGGCGGTGTGCTGGACGACCGGCGGCACGGAGGAGTTAGCCGGCGGGGCGGGGTCCGGCGCGTCCGCCGAGCCCTCGCCCGAGCGGTCCCGGCGTTCGTCCAGCCCCAGCCCCGGTCAGAGTCCCGGTGCCGGCACCGGTGCTTCCCGTAGCCCCTCCTCCTCGCCCAGTTCGTCTCCGGGTGAGTCGGGGTCGTCGTCCCCCAGCGGTTCGCCGGTCACCATCCCCAGGACCGGGCCGGGCACGTTCACCACGGCCTCCGGCGGCAGCGGCAAGGTGGGCAAGGGCGCGCCCCTGCGCTATCGGGTCGACGTCGAGAAGGGCCTGTCACTGTCCACCGCCGACGTCGCCGAGGAGGTGGAGGGCATCCTCGCCGACCCGCGCGGCTGGACCGCGGACGGCGACTCGGCCTTCCAGCGGGTCTCCGGCGGCCGCACCGACTTCGTCGTCAAGGTCGCGACCCCCGGCACCGTCGACGACATCTGCGGCGCGGGCGGGCTGAACACCGGCGGCGAGTACAACTGCAACGTCGGCGACAACGTCATGGTCAACCTCGAACGCTGGGAACAGGCCACCCCCGTCTACGCCAAGGACGTCAAGGCCTACCGCGCCCTGATCATCAACCACGAGGTCGGCCACTTCCTCGGCCACGGCCACGTCGGCTGCCCCGGCGAGGGCGAGCCCGCCCCGGCGATGATGCAGCAGATCAAGGGCATGAACGGCTGTGTCCCCAACGTCTGGCCGTACGACAGCGAGGGCCGCCCCGTCACGGGACCGTCCGTGCCGTGA
- a CDS encoding LuxR C-terminal-related transcriptional regulator, protein MTSIVGGSEPRRTSGFPAELTSFVGRRDEAADVRRLLSAGRLLTLTGPGGVGKTRLAGHVAGQVARAFPDGVWLVPLAALRDEAFVPHAVNDALGVRNETVRPPLEILVDHLRERSLLIVLDNCEHLLRSCAVLAGTVLAATEGVRILATSRHRLGLAGEQLFEVPPLPAPAPEELTPSAVESFPALRLFADRAAAVVPGFTVGEANQQAVARLCRRLDGLPLAIELAAVRVRALGVDQLVERLDDRYQLLTCGSPTSAPRHRTLRSAVDWSYELCTPQEQLVWAWLSVFVGGFDLAAAEAVCAAEAARAGGKVDPCTVLDAVAGLVDKSVLVREEHAGQVRYRLLVSLRDYGLEKLHDLGEATDTRRRHRDHFARLGAEYEQAWFGPDQAEITERLRIDQDNFRAALDFCLTTPGEAQHGLRLAAGLWFHWVAGGIWGEGRHWMDGALRAGARPDETLTRAMWAGALTSLVHSRSAAVLAGLDPARTAAAADEELPVPAPPPVPAGALGSGRARACTAFVVLTRVELACTLVSRGRAAEAIPLCAEAVALCEAHGEQWARSWALRTLALAHWSAGEYDRAAEHARACLRLPYTVRQHQSLARTLDLLAAAEALAGDAERAGVLRGAVDRIWHDIGGNPMDALRHGRPRAAEHHARRALGDHAYVLAHRRGGRMTPEQAVAYALGEPVEGSASGARTGGRREGSGATPRTEGRRDGSASGARTAEAPAVRRNPPSGTQEGSVPAGSPARAPSPAAHPAPAPVAASDPVPLTRRELQVAALVAQGRTNKQIADHLVIARRTAEGHVERILVKLGFHNRSQVAAWFSARAGL, encoded by the coding sequence GTGACCAGCATCGTGGGCGGATCGGAGCCGCGGCGCACTTCCGGTTTCCCGGCGGAGCTGACGAGCTTCGTGGGGCGACGGGACGAGGCGGCCGATGTCAGACGGTTGTTGTCGGCGGGCAGACTGCTGACGCTGACGGGACCCGGCGGGGTGGGCAAGACCCGGCTCGCCGGACATGTGGCGGGACAGGTCGCACGGGCGTTCCCGGACGGCGTGTGGCTCGTCCCGCTGGCCGCGCTGCGCGACGAGGCGTTCGTCCCGCACGCCGTCAACGACGCGCTGGGCGTGCGCAACGAGACCGTACGGCCCCCGCTGGAGATCCTCGTCGACCACCTGCGCGAGCGGAGCTTACTGATCGTGCTCGACAACTGCGAGCATCTGCTGCGCAGTTGCGCCGTCCTCGCCGGGACCGTACTGGCGGCCACCGAGGGCGTACGGATCCTCGCCACCAGCAGGCACCGGCTCGGTCTGGCCGGGGAACAGCTCTTCGAGGTGCCGCCGCTGCCCGCGCCCGCGCCGGAGGAGCTTACCCCGTCGGCGGTCGAGTCCTTCCCCGCGCTGCGGCTGTTCGCAGACCGGGCGGCGGCCGTGGTCCCCGGCTTCACCGTCGGCGAGGCGAACCAGCAGGCCGTGGCCCGCCTCTGCCGCCGCCTCGACGGACTGCCGCTCGCCATCGAGCTGGCGGCGGTCCGGGTGCGCGCCCTCGGTGTGGACCAGCTCGTCGAACGCCTCGACGACCGCTATCAGCTCCTCACCTGCGGCAGCCCGACCTCCGCCCCCCGCCACCGCACCCTGCGCTCCGCCGTCGACTGGAGCTACGAACTGTGCACCCCGCAGGAGCAGTTGGTGTGGGCCTGGCTGTCGGTCTTCGTCGGCGGCTTCGACCTGGCCGCGGCCGAGGCGGTCTGCGCCGCCGAAGCCGCCCGCGCCGGGGGGAAGGTCGACCCGTGCACCGTCCTGGACGCCGTCGCCGGGCTCGTCGACAAGTCGGTGCTCGTCCGGGAGGAACACGCCGGCCAGGTGCGCTACCGGCTGCTGGTCTCCCTGCGCGACTACGGGCTGGAGAAGCTGCACGACCTGGGTGAGGCGACCGACACCCGGCGGCGGCACCGCGACCACTTCGCGCGCCTCGGCGCCGAGTACGAGCAGGCCTGGTTCGGCCCCGACCAGGCGGAGATCACCGAACGGCTGCGGATCGACCAGGACAACTTCCGGGCCGCCCTGGACTTCTGCCTCACCACCCCCGGCGAGGCCCAGCACGGGCTGCGGCTCGCCGCCGGCCTCTGGTTCCACTGGGTCGCGGGCGGTATCTGGGGCGAGGGCCGACACTGGATGGACGGCGCCCTGCGGGCCGGGGCCCGGCCGGACGAGACGCTGACCCGCGCGATGTGGGCGGGTGCCCTGACCTCGCTGGTCCACAGCCGCTCCGCCGCCGTCCTGGCCGGCCTCGACCCGGCACGGACCGCTGCCGCCGCCGACGAGGAGCTCCCGGTGCCCGCGCCCCCGCCCGTGCCGGCCGGCGCTCTCGGCTCCGGCCGGGCCCGCGCCTGCACCGCCTTCGTCGTCCTCACCCGCGTCGAACTCGCCTGCACGCTCGTCAGCCGGGGTCGCGCGGCGGAGGCGATTCCGCTGTGCGCCGAGGCCGTCGCGCTCTGCGAGGCCCACGGTGAACAGTGGGCCCGCTCCTGGGCGCTGCGCACCCTCGCCCTCGCGCACTGGTCGGCCGGGGAGTACGACCGTGCCGCCGAGCACGCCCGCGCCTGTCTGCGGCTGCCGTACACCGTGCGGCAGCACCAGAGCCTCGCCCGCACCCTCGACCTGCTCGCCGCCGCCGAGGCCCTGGCGGGCGACGCCGAGCGGGCCGGCGTCCTGCGCGGCGCCGTCGACCGCATCTGGCACGACATCGGCGGCAACCCCATGGACGCCCTCCGGCACGGCCGCCCCCGCGCCGCCGAACACCACGCCCGCCGCGCCCTCGGCGACCACGCCTACGTCCTGGCCCACCGCCGAGGCGGCCGGATGACTCCGGAGCAGGCGGTGGCCTACGCCCTGGGCGAGCCGGTGGAGGGTTCGGCTTCCGGCGCGCGTACGGGCGGGCGGAGGGAGGGCTCGGGTGCCACGCCGAGGACGGAGGGCCGACGGGACGGCTCGGCCTCCGGTGCCCGTACCGCTGAGGCGCCCGCCGTACGCCGGAATCCCCCCTCCGGCACACAGGAAGGCTCCGTCCCGGCCGGGAGCCCGGCCCGCGCGCCGAGTCCGGCGGCGCACCCCGCCCCCGCCCCCGTCGCCGCCTCCGATCCGGTCCCGCTCACCCGGCGTGAACTCCAGGTCGCGGCCCTCGTCGCCCAGGGCCGCACCAACAAGCAGATCGCCGACCACCTCGTCATCGCCCGTCGCACCGCCGAGGGTCATGTCGAACGCATCCTCGTGAAGCTGGGCTTCCACAACCGCAGTCAGGTGGCGGCCTGGTTCAGCGCGCGGGCGGGGCTGTAG
- a CDS encoding ATP-grasp domain-containing protein: MARTAAPRIAVATYDPGPRTNHDRDLPVLVRALGEAGADAAAVHWDDPAADWAGYDLVVIRSTWDYSWRAAEFVAWARKVGEATRLANPAGVVRWNTDKRYIGDLARAGVPVVPTAYLAPGDPVKLPEAHEYVVKPTSGAGARFAARYTPDQRETAVRHVERMHADGLTAMVQPFVTSIDTDGERALQFFGGRLLHASRKGAVLAPGTAYDADKIAHPDLEPWTPTEAELAVAERALTAVPERPELLYARVDLVTGEDGRPCVMELELVEPNLFLWLHPDSLPRVVEAVLAAATG, encoded by the coding sequence GTGGCCCGCACAGCCGCCCCCCGGATAGCCGTCGCCACCTACGATCCCGGGCCCAGGACGAACCACGACCGGGATCTGCCGGTGCTGGTGCGGGCGCTGGGGGAGGCCGGGGCCGACGCGGCGGCCGTGCACTGGGACGACCCGGCGGCCGACTGGGCCGGTTACGACCTCGTCGTCATCCGCTCCACCTGGGACTACAGCTGGCGCGCGGCCGAGTTCGTGGCCTGGGCGCGGAAGGTCGGCGAGGCCACCCGGCTCGCCAACCCGGCCGGGGTCGTGCGCTGGAACACCGACAAGCGGTACATCGGGGATCTCGCCCGGGCCGGGGTGCCCGTGGTCCCGACGGCCTATCTCGCGCCGGGCGACCCCGTGAAGCTCCCCGAGGCGCACGAGTACGTCGTGAAGCCCACCTCCGGCGCGGGCGCCCGGTTCGCCGCCCGGTACACCCCCGACCAGCGGGAGACCGCCGTACGGCACGTCGAGCGGATGCACGCCGACGGGCTCACCGCGATGGTGCAGCCGTTCGTGACGAGCATCGACACCGACGGCGAGCGCGCCCTGCAGTTCTTCGGCGGCCGCCTGCTGCACGCCAGCCGCAAGGGTGCGGTGCTCGCGCCCGGCACGGCGTACGACGCCGACAAGATCGCCCACCCGGACCTGGAGCCCTGGACCCCGACCGAGGCCGAACTCGCCGTCGCCGAGCGGGCGTTGACTGCCGTACCCGAGCGGCCCGAGCTGCTGTACGCGCGCGTCGACCTCGTCACCGGGGAGGACGGGCGGCCGTGCGTGATGGAGCTGGAGCTCGTCGAGCCCAACCTCTTCCTGTGGCTGCACCCGGATTCGCTGCCCCGCGTGGTCGAGGCGGTCCTGGCGGCGGCCACCGGCTGA
- a CDS encoding acyl-CoA synthetase: protein MSPLFPDLTGDAQAPDRPALRFGDRSLTYAELTAVTGALADRVKGGGRVAVWATPTLETAVAVVAALRAGVPAVPLNPKSGEKELGHILSDSAPSLVLAAPDDELPASVRELERVDVDVHDTGSGPAPDERKAAEEDAALVVYTSGTTGPPKGAVIPRRAVATTLDALADAWQWTADDVLVHALPLFHVHGLILGILGPLRRGGSVRHLGRFETAAVARELSAGATMLFGVPTMYHRLAEALPTDPDLAKALGRARLLVSGSAALPVHDHERIAAATGRRVIERYGMTETLMNTSVRADGEPRAGTVGVPLPGVELRLVEDDGTPLAAYDGESVGEIQVRGPNLFTEYLNRPDATAAAFTPDGWFRTGDMAVRDPDGYVRIVGRKATDLIKSGGYKIGAGEIENALLEHPGVREAAVTGAPDPDLGERVVAWIVPTDPQSPPPASELATHVATRLSPHKRPRTVHYLSSLPRNDMGKIMKRALKTDE, encoded by the coding sequence GTGTCCCCTCTCTTCCCGGATCTCACCGGCGACGCCCAGGCCCCCGACCGGCCCGCCCTCCGGTTCGGCGACCGGTCCCTGACGTACGCGGAACTCACGGCCGTGACCGGCGCGCTGGCGGACCGCGTCAAGGGGGGCGGCCGGGTCGCCGTCTGGGCGACCCCCACGCTGGAGACCGCCGTCGCCGTGGTGGCGGCACTGCGGGCGGGCGTACCCGCCGTCCCCCTGAACCCGAAGTCCGGGGAGAAGGAACTCGGGCACATCCTCTCCGACAGTGCGCCGTCACTCGTGCTCGCCGCCCCCGACGATGAACTACCCGCTTCGGTGAGGGAGTTGGAGCGCGTCGATGTCGATGTGCACGACACCGGAAGCGGACCCGCCCCCGACGAGCGGAAGGCCGCCGAGGAGGACGCCGCCCTCGTCGTCTACACCTCCGGCACCACCGGCCCGCCCAAGGGCGCCGTCATCCCCCGCCGGGCCGTCGCGACCACCCTGGACGCGCTGGCCGACGCCTGGCAGTGGACCGCCGACGACGTACTGGTCCACGCCCTCCCCCTCTTCCACGTGCACGGCCTGATCCTGGGCATCCTCGGCCCACTGCGCCGCGGCGGCTCGGTCCGCCACCTCGGCAGGTTCGAGACGGCCGCGGTCGCCCGGGAGCTGTCGGCCGGCGCGACGATGCTGTTCGGCGTCCCGACGATGTACCACCGCCTCGCGGAGGCCCTGCCCACCGACCCGGACCTCGCGAAGGCACTCGGCCGGGCCCGCCTCCTCGTCTCCGGTTCGGCCGCGCTGCCGGTGCACGACCACGAACGGATCGCGGCGGCGACCGGCCGCCGGGTGATCGAGCGGTACGGCATGACGGAGACCCTCATGAACACCAGCGTCCGCGCCGACGGCGAACCGCGGGCCGGCACGGTCGGAGTCCCGCTGCCGGGGGTGGAGTTGAGGCTGGTCGAGGACGACGGCACCCCCCTCGCCGCGTACGACGGCGAGTCGGTCGGCGAGATCCAGGTACGCGGCCCGAACCTCTTCACCGAGTACCTCAACCGCCCCGACGCCACCGCCGCCGCGTTCACCCCCGACGGCTGGTTCCGCACCGGCGACATGGCTGTCCGCGACCCCGACGGCTATGTACGCATCGTCGGCCGCAAGGCCACCGACCTGATCAAGAGCGGCGGCTACAAGATCGGCGCGGGCGAGATCGAGAACGCGCTCCTGGAGCACCCGGGGGTACGGGAAGCGGCCGTCACCGGCGCACCGGACCCCGACCTCGGTGAACGCGTGGTCGCCTGGATCGTCCCGACGGACCCTCAGTCCCCGCCCCCGGCCTCGGAGTTGGCCACCCACGTCGCCACCCGTCTCTCCCCCCACAAACGCCCCCGCACCGTCCACTACCTCTCCTCCCTCCCCCGCAACGACATGGGCAAGATCATGAAGCGAGCGCTGAAGACGGATGAGTGA
- a CDS encoding MerR family transcriptional regulator, protein MKMLTIGAFAKACRLSPKALRLYDELDLLRPARVDPDTGYRYYAVEQLERARLVAWLRRLGMPLARIRTVCALEPGPAAREIRAYWAGVEAETATRRDLAAFLVDHLTHTCEENTTMLELRYAALSDTGLVRAANQDTAYAGTRVLAVADGFGPAGAPASTAAVEALKTLDRDTLPAGSVLNLLEDAVRGATAAVRDVAGTGEDGTTLTAMLWTGSQLALVHIGDSRAYLLRGGELFRITHDHTVVQSMIDEGRLTPEEATTHPQPALLLRALSSDTAISTPDLRLHDAHPGDRYLLCSDGLSSVVPAPAIQHTLASIADPESAVRALVTEANEAGGPDNVSCVVADVVRKETAEHGAR, encoded by the coding sequence ATGAAGATGCTGACGATCGGGGCCTTCGCGAAGGCGTGCCGGCTGTCACCGAAGGCACTGCGGCTCTACGACGAGCTGGATCTGCTCCGGCCCGCCCGGGTCGACCCGGACACCGGATACCGCTACTACGCCGTCGAACAGCTGGAGCGGGCGCGGCTGGTGGCCTGGCTGCGCCGGCTCGGCATGCCGCTGGCCCGGATCCGTACGGTGTGCGCGCTGGAGCCGGGCCCGGCGGCCCGGGAGATCCGGGCCTACTGGGCCGGGGTCGAGGCCGAGACGGCCACCCGACGCGACCTGGCGGCCTTCCTCGTGGACCACCTCACCCACACATGCGAGGAGAACACAACGATGCTGGAACTCCGTTACGCCGCCCTCTCCGACACCGGCCTGGTCCGCGCCGCCAACCAGGACACCGCCTACGCCGGCACCCGCGTCCTCGCCGTCGCCGACGGCTTCGGCCCGGCCGGGGCCCCCGCGAGCACGGCCGCCGTGGAGGCACTGAAGACCCTGGACCGCGACACGCTCCCGGCGGGCAGCGTGCTGAACCTGCTGGAGGACGCCGTACGGGGCGCGACCGCCGCCGTACGGGACGTCGCGGGAACCGGGGAGGACGGCACGACCCTGACCGCGATGCTCTGGACCGGCTCCCAGCTCGCCCTCGTCCACATCGGCGACTCCCGCGCGTATCTGCTGCGCGGCGGCGAACTGTTCCGGATCACCCACGACCACACCGTCGTCCAGTCGATGATCGACGAGGGCCGCCTGACCCCCGAGGAGGCGACGACCCACCCCCAACCCGCCCTGCTTCTGCGGGCGTTGAGCAGCGACACGGCCATCTCCACCCCCGACCTGCGCCTGCACGACGCCCACCCCGGCGACCGCTACCTGCTCTGCTCCGACGGCCTCTCCTCGGTCGTCCCCGCCCCGGCCATCCAGCACACCCTGGCCTCGATCGCCGACCCCGAGTCGGCCGTACGCGCCCTCGTCACCGAGGCGAACGAGGCGGGCGGCCCGGACAACGTGAGCTGTGTGGTGGCGGACGTGGTGCGGAAGGAGACGGCGGAGCACGGGGCGCGCTGA
- a CDS encoding carboxyl transferase domain-containing protein, translated as MSDRRRSAREAIAFLTDDFTELPTPHRDYAPDGPLAWHGYDTSRARAAERTGEEESVVWGRAVIRDRTPKETGAAPTGTTTGAATGAATDIDTAAGTTTAGTAVGTTTAATGAGTTTAGTGAGATTAATGAAATTAATAAGSPQHGEAGANGPADTPPGTTPAGTPAVLVSFEFGFLGGSLGERAGDRLEAAYTYAREHRLPVVSLIATGGSRMQEGMRALTQLQRVARQSALTSEAGLPQIAVLRDPTTGGGWAALGAGADIILALPDAQVGFAGSRVRPPDADPAAYTAESQVAAGSVDAVVHPDDLRDTLALWLALLTTPSTAPAPPPHALPPHRAPDEGRRPSRGAGLYPSATPPRGATSHHAPSAADEPLPPPPPPTAPLLPTTGWEAVQRARSPQRPRAEAYLDAYFSRRAPLRGDRVGGTDPGVLCGFGEREGRTIAYAAQCGTPTRPAGYRTATRLIRLADRLGIPVLTLIDTPGAANDAEAERQGAGPAIATLFTTVATALTPLTTLLIGEGGSGGALALAAPDHTWATPDSYFSVIAPEPATAILKRHQEQTRTTADELRLRPQDLVELGVVRGIVEPATTRPDKTTRPDARPPE; from the coding sequence ATGAGTGACCGGCGCCGCTCCGCCCGCGAGGCCATCGCCTTCCTGACGGACGACTTCACCGAACTCCCCACCCCCCACCGGGACTACGCTCCCGACGGCCCCCTCGCCTGGCACGGCTACGACACCTCCCGCGCCCGCGCCGCCGAGCGCACCGGGGAGGAGGAGTCGGTGGTGTGGGGCAGGGCGGTGATCCGCGACAGGACACCGAAGGAGACCGGGGCCGCCCCGACCGGCACGACGACAGGCGCCGCGACCGGCGCTGCGACCGACATCGACACGGCGGCCGGCACGACGACAGCGGGCACAGCGGTCGGCACCACGACAGCGGCCACGGGTGCCGGCACCACGACAGCGGGTACGGGTGCCGGCGCCACGACTGCGGCCACGGGTGCCGCCGCCACGACAGCGGCCACGGCAGCCGGGTCACCGCAGCACGGCGAGGCAGGCGCGAACGGCCCGGCGGACACACCGCCCGGGACCACCCCCGCCGGCACACCGGCCGTACTGGTCTCCTTCGAGTTCGGCTTCCTCGGCGGATCGCTCGGCGAACGCGCCGGCGACCGTCTGGAGGCGGCGTACACCTACGCCCGTGAGCACCGCCTGCCGGTCGTCTCCCTGATCGCGACCGGCGGCAGCCGGATGCAGGAGGGCATGCGCGCGCTCACCCAACTCCAGCGCGTGGCCCGCCAGTCGGCGCTGACGAGCGAGGCCGGGCTGCCCCAGATCGCGGTGCTCCGCGATCCCACGACAGGCGGCGGCTGGGCCGCCCTCGGCGCCGGCGCCGACATCATCCTCGCCCTCCCCGACGCCCAGGTCGGCTTCGCCGGCTCCCGGGTCCGCCCTCCGGACGCGGACCCGGCGGCGTACACGGCGGAGTCCCAGGTGGCGGCGGGCTCCGTGGACGCGGTGGTCCACCCGGACGACCTGCGCGACACCCTGGCCCTCTGGCTGGCCCTCCTGACCACCCCCTCCACGGCCCCCGCACCCCCGCCCCACGCCCTCCCACCGCACCGCGCCCCTGACGAGGGCCGCCGGCCCTCGAGGGGCGCGGGGCTGTACCCATCCGCGACTCCGCCGCGGGGCGCGACCAGCCACCACGCACCCTCAGCCGCCGACGAACCGCTCCCCCCACCCCCACCCCCTACGGCGCCCCTCCTCCCCACCACCGGCTGGGAAGCCGTACAACGCGCCCGCTCCCCCCAACGCCCCCGCGCCGAGGCCTACTTGGACGCCTACTTCAGCCGCCGAGCCCCCCTGCGAGGGGACCGCGTCGGCGGCACCGACCCCGGCGTGCTGTGCGGCTTCGGCGAACGCGAGGGCCGGACCATCGCCTACGCGGCCCAGTGCGGCACCCCCACCCGCCCGGCGGGCTACCGCACCGCCACCCGCCTGATCCGCCTCGCCGACCGCCTCGGCATCCCCGTACTGACCCTGATCGACACCCCCGGAGCCGCGAACGACGCCGAAGCGGAACGTCAGGGCGCGGGCCCCGCCATCGCCACCCTCTTCACCACCGTCGCCACCGCCCTCACCCCGCTCACCACCCTCCTCATCGGCGAGGGCGGCTCCGGCGGAGCCCTGGCACTCGCCGCCCCCGACCACACCTGGGCCACGCCGGACAGCTACTTCTCGGTGATCGCCCCGGAGCCGGCCACCGCGATCCTCAAACGCCATCAGGAGCAGACCCGGACGACGGCGGACGAACTCCGGCTACGACCACAGGATCTGGTGGAGCTGGGAGTCGTACGGGGGATCGTCGAACCCGCGACGACCCGCCCCGACAAGACGACACGCCCGGACGCACGCCCACCTGAGTGA